The following are encoded together in the Juglans microcarpa x Juglans regia isolate MS1-56 chromosome 2D, Jm3101_v1.0, whole genome shotgun sequence genome:
- the LOC121250607 gene encoding ubiquitin carboxyl-terminal hydrolase 27 isoform X1 — protein sequence MRIEGGVNLNTIQRILRRGFRTLSYVNWVSASGFQVAALLGVVGLILAIRDGKAGDLSSLFSERTSRTEKLRLVPGLQNLGNNCFLNVILQALASCLYFQPFLQKVIEEFELLEDEGQVASLPLTASLATLLEELCEVGGGRVVLSPRKLMMAMAHYIPNFNLTTQQDAAEAFLHLLSSLREEFSDCYLPNQCSLVDVSASSRRILIPKMREDRSEQERWQQHFLGPFDGILGSILTCQSCSSQISLSFESFHSLPLSPVFANVATIMVGCTLEDCLKQFIMAEHIENYHCSHCWHVAGIKYLSSIEANETEIEKLRRCREQENCDCRRLLHLATLPWSNKFSYTLKQLSIARCPKILCIHLKRVSINMFGEPVKLQGHISFPLILDLYPFMTSGVGIRSWGENFQRKQVKLQCEKLKSLRNNFNMQFDTRKVHNIYGQMRDVNSKEFVSDEAECTSNVQAVQGEINLAQTDGCSGSTPTIMHRQSDDRVTVASETHLYRLVSVVEHFGRAGSGHYTVYRCVGSDLHKFVPDDQFEPGLARWFCISDSDVQSVSEEHVLAAEASLLFYEKIVRG from the exons CTTTGTCATATGTCAACTGGGTTTCAGCTTCTGGGTTTCAAGTTGCTGCTCTTTTGGGTGTTGTTGGTTTGATCTTGGCTATAAGAGACGGTAAAGCGGGCGATTTGAGTAGCTTATTTTCCGAGAGAACGAGTCGTACGGAGAAGTTGCGGTTGGTTCCCGGGTTGCAAAATCTTGGCAATAATTGTTTTCTCAATGTAATTTTGCAG GCTCTGGCCAGTTGTTTATACTTCcaaccttttcttcaaaaggTTATAGAGGAATTTGAATTATTGGAGGATGAGGGACAAGTTGCAAGCTTGCCGCTTACAGCTTCTTTGGCTACTTTATTAGAAG AATTATGTGAAGTTGGTGGAGGAAGAGTTGTTTTGAGTCCACGTAAACTGATGATGGCCATGGCTCATTATATTCCAAATTTTAACCTGACAACTCAGCAG GATGCAGCAGAAgcttttcttcatcttttgtcCTCTCTAAGAGAAGAGTTTTCAGATtgttatcttccaaatcaatgTTCTTTAGTTGATGTTTCTGCTTCCAGTCGTAGGATTCTCATCCCAAAGATGAGGGAGGATCGGTCTGAGCAGGAAAGATGGCAGCAGCACTTCCTTGGACCATTTGATGGAATTCTTGGTAGCATATTAACTTGTCAAAGCTGTTCATCTCAG ATCTCATTGAGTTTTGAATCTTTTCATAGCTTGCCTCTGTCACCGGTGTTTGCTAATGTGGCCACCATT ATGGTAGGATGTACTTTGGAGGATTGCCTGAAGCAGTTCATCATGGCCGAACACATCGAGAATTATCACTGCAGCCACTGTTGGCATGTGGCTGGAATAAAGTATTTGTCCTCTATAGAGGCAAAcgag ACTGAGATTGAAAAACTTCGGAGATGTAGGGAGCAAGAAAACTGTGACTGTCGAAGACTTCTTCATCTAGCAACACTACCGTGGTCAAACAAGTTTTCGTATACGCTAAAGCAATTAAGCATTGCTCGTTGTCCAAAG ATTCTATGCATTCACCTAAAGCGTGTGTCAATAAATATGTTTGGAGAACCAGTCAAACTTCAG GGTCATATTTCTTTCCCCTTGATCTTGGACCTGTACCCATTCATGACAAGTGGGGTGGGAATAAGGAGCTGGGgagaaaattttcaaagaaagCAAGTGAAGCTACAATGTGAAAAACTAAAATCTCTTCGCAATAATTTCAATATGCAATTCGATACAAGAAAGGTTCATAATATTTATGGACAAATGAGAGATGTAAACTCAAAAGAATTTGTTTCCGATGAAGCTGAATGTACTTCAAATGTACAAGCTGTTCAAGGAGAAATCAATTTGGCTCAAACTGATGGATGCTCAGGATCTACGCCTACAATCATGCATAGGCAGTCTGATGACAGG GTGACAGTCGCTTCAGAAACTCATTTGTATCGACTTGTTTCTGTTGTGGAGCACTTTGGAAGAGCCGGTAGTGGGCATTATACTGTTTACAGGTGTGTGGGCTCTGATTTACACAAGTTCGTTCCCGATGATCAATTTGAGCCTGGCTTGGCACGTTGGTTTTGTATTTCAGATTCTGATGTGCAGAGTGTCTCTGAAGAGCATGTTCTTGCTGCCGAGGCTAGCTTGCTCTTCTATGAAAAAATTGTCCGAGGCTAG
- the LOC121250607 gene encoding ubiquitin carboxyl-terminal hydrolase 27 isoform X2, whose translation MRIEGGVNLNTIQRILRRGFRTLSYVNWVSASGFQVAALLGVVGLILAIRDGKAGDLSSLFSERTSRTEKLRLVPGLQNLGNNCFLNVILQALASCLYFQPFLQKVIEEFELLEDEGQVASLPLTASLATLLEELCEVGGGRVVLSPRKLMMAMAHYIPNFNLTTQQDAAEAFLHLLSSLREEFSDCYLPNQCSLVDVSASSRRILIPKMREDRSEQERWQQHFLGPFDGILGSILTCQSCSSQISLSFESFHSLPLSPVFANVATIMVGCTLEDCLKQFIMAEHIENYHCSHCWHVAGIKYLSSIEANETEIEKLRRCREQENCDCRRLLHLATLPWSNKFSYTLKQLSIARCPKGHISFPLILDLYPFMTSGVGIRSWGENFQRKQVKLQCEKLKSLRNNFNMQFDTRKVHNIYGQMRDVNSKEFVSDEAECTSNVQAVQGEINLAQTDGCSGSTPTIMHRQSDDRVTVASETHLYRLVSVVEHFGRAGSGHYTVYRCVGSDLHKFVPDDQFEPGLARWFCISDSDVQSVSEEHVLAAEASLLFYEKIVRG comes from the exons CTTTGTCATATGTCAACTGGGTTTCAGCTTCTGGGTTTCAAGTTGCTGCTCTTTTGGGTGTTGTTGGTTTGATCTTGGCTATAAGAGACGGTAAAGCGGGCGATTTGAGTAGCTTATTTTCCGAGAGAACGAGTCGTACGGAGAAGTTGCGGTTGGTTCCCGGGTTGCAAAATCTTGGCAATAATTGTTTTCTCAATGTAATTTTGCAG GCTCTGGCCAGTTGTTTATACTTCcaaccttttcttcaaaaggTTATAGAGGAATTTGAATTATTGGAGGATGAGGGACAAGTTGCAAGCTTGCCGCTTACAGCTTCTTTGGCTACTTTATTAGAAG AATTATGTGAAGTTGGTGGAGGAAGAGTTGTTTTGAGTCCACGTAAACTGATGATGGCCATGGCTCATTATATTCCAAATTTTAACCTGACAACTCAGCAG GATGCAGCAGAAgcttttcttcatcttttgtcCTCTCTAAGAGAAGAGTTTTCAGATtgttatcttccaaatcaatgTTCTTTAGTTGATGTTTCTGCTTCCAGTCGTAGGATTCTCATCCCAAAGATGAGGGAGGATCGGTCTGAGCAGGAAAGATGGCAGCAGCACTTCCTTGGACCATTTGATGGAATTCTTGGTAGCATATTAACTTGTCAAAGCTGTTCATCTCAG ATCTCATTGAGTTTTGAATCTTTTCATAGCTTGCCTCTGTCACCGGTGTTTGCTAATGTGGCCACCATT ATGGTAGGATGTACTTTGGAGGATTGCCTGAAGCAGTTCATCATGGCCGAACACATCGAGAATTATCACTGCAGCCACTGTTGGCATGTGGCTGGAATAAAGTATTTGTCCTCTATAGAGGCAAAcgag ACTGAGATTGAAAAACTTCGGAGATGTAGGGAGCAAGAAAACTGTGACTGTCGAAGACTTCTTCATCTAGCAACACTACCGTGGTCAAACAAGTTTTCGTATACGCTAAAGCAATTAAGCATTGCTCGTTGTCCAAAG GGTCATATTTCTTTCCCCTTGATCTTGGACCTGTACCCATTCATGACAAGTGGGGTGGGAATAAGGAGCTGGGgagaaaattttcaaagaaagCAAGTGAAGCTACAATGTGAAAAACTAAAATCTCTTCGCAATAATTTCAATATGCAATTCGATACAAGAAAGGTTCATAATATTTATGGACAAATGAGAGATGTAAACTCAAAAGAATTTGTTTCCGATGAAGCTGAATGTACTTCAAATGTACAAGCTGTTCAAGGAGAAATCAATTTGGCTCAAACTGATGGATGCTCAGGATCTACGCCTACAATCATGCATAGGCAGTCTGATGACAGG GTGACAGTCGCTTCAGAAACTCATTTGTATCGACTTGTTTCTGTTGTGGAGCACTTTGGAAGAGCCGGTAGTGGGCATTATACTGTTTACAGGTGTGTGGGCTCTGATTTACACAAGTTCGTTCCCGATGATCAATTTGAGCCTGGCTTGGCACGTTGGTTTTGTATTTCAGATTCTGATGTGCAGAGTGTCTCTGAAGAGCATGTTCTTGCTGCCGAGGCTAGCTTGCTCTTCTATGAAAAAATTGTCCGAGGCTAG
- the LOC121250633 gene encoding crossover junction endonuclease EME1B-like isoform X2 yields MFRPILLSDDDDDDDEEDLDDHQNALSTPVHFPSKKQRRTESELNPNPPALVLLDDPTPQKLGPNSTPTFVPDTPMSAPNSDVVIVKCTTSSSDPQIRVSDSEKKFSGICGLICLESDNESEHGSGREKCKDTETTVSDFDLAMDLDWSSRSYESTSSLGIDNSKQMTREGSLHLTGLRDDANQQVLDSFNKETVNMEQMNEITSQKGTEIDAGKKKATDRAAGRKKMAKEERARLMEEKKLKKEQEKLQKAAQKAEAAELKKMQKEKRKWEKGKLALKSIVAEIDAKVVELGSVGGHLLTRFAEKGLTYRITSNPIERSIVWTMTVPEHLSQLSSNGIEIPYILLVHEADEFCNLVINEALHDHVSQVRSHYPSYTICYITNRLMAYINKREQEQYKNPSNNNGWRRPPVEEVLAKLTTHFIKVHSRQCVDEAELAEHVVGLSSSLASCQFRKKLTRLSVNANGSLIPKDAVDKNLIKKSLWLKALISIPKVQPRFALSISKKYPTMKSLLSVYMDPSRSLNPQMAGA; encoded by the exons ATGTTCCGGCCAATCCTTCTCtccgacgacgacgacgacgacgacgaagaAGATTTAGATGACCACCAAAATGCGCTCTCAACCCCAGTGCATTTCCCCTCAAAGAAACAACGCCGAACAGAATCTGAGCTTAATCCAAACCCTCCGGCTCTGGTCCTTCTCGACGACCCAACCCCGCAGAAGCTGGGTCCCAACTCCACCCCCACCTTCGTCCCAGATACCCCCATGTCCGCCCCAAATTCCGATGTAGTGATCGTCAAATGCACAACTAGCTCATCGGATCCCCAGATTAGGGTTTCAGATTCTGAGAAGAAGTTCTCAG GAATCTGTGGGTTGATATGCTTGGAGTCCGACAATGAGTCTGAACATGGGTCTGGAAGGGAAAAGTGCAAGGACACTGAAACAACGGTCAGCGATTTTGACCTGGCGATGGACTTGGATTGGAGTTCTAGGTCTTATGAATCAACGAGTTCTCTAG GGATTGATAATTCAAAGCAAATGACTAGGGAAGGTTCTTTGCATTTGACCGGTTTGCGAGATGATGCTAATCAG CAGGTACTCGATTCTTTCAACAAAGAAACTGTTAACATGGAGCAGATGAATGAGATTACTAGTCAGAAAGGAACTGAAATTGATGCTGGGAAGAAAAAGGCTACGGACAGAGCGGCtggaaggaagaagatggcGAAGGAGGAAAGAGCTCGCTTAATGGAAGAGAAGAAACTGAAGAAGGAA CAAGAGAAGTTGCAAAAGGCAGCACAGAAGGCTGAGGCTGCAGAGttgaaaaaaatgcagaaagAAAAGCGAAAGTGGGAAAAAGGGAAGCTTGCATTAAAATCTATTGTAGCTGAAATTGATGCGAAAGTTGTCGAACTGGGGTCAGTTGGAG GGCATCTGCTTACGAGGTTTGCTGAAAAAGGGCTTACCTACCGTATAACTTCCAACCCAATTGAAAGATCGATTGTGTGGACAATGACTGTTCCAGAACATTTATCACAG CTTTCTTCTAATGGTATAGAGATTCCATACATATTGCTAGTACATGAGGCAGATGAATTCTGTAATCTTGTTATCAATGAAGCTCTTCATGACCATGTTTCCCAAGTCCGAAGTCATTACCCATCTTACACAATTTGCTACATTACCAATAGGTTAATggcatatattaataaaag GGAACAGGAACAGTATAAGAACCCATCAAATAATAATGGCTGGAGACGTCCACCTGTTGAAGAG GTGCTGGCAAAATTAACCACTCATTTCATTAAAGTACATTCCAGGCAATGTGTGGATGAAGCTGAACTAGCAGAACATGTTGTTGGTTTGAGCTCCAGCCTGGCATCCTGCCAATTCAG AAAGAAGTTGACGCGCCTATCTGTGAATGCCAATGGGTCCCTGATTCCCAAGGATGCCGTTGATAAGAATCTAATTAAAAAGAGCTTATG GTTGAAAGCATTGATATCAATTCCAAAGGTACAACCACGATTTGCTCTTTCTATTTCGAAGAAGTACCCCACCATGAAATCCCTGCTAAGTGTCTACATGGACCCAAGTAGATCG